In Podospora pseudocomata strain CBS 415.72m chromosome 4, whole genome shotgun sequence, the genomic stretch GGCGGTTGGCTGGGGACAAGCATTGAGCAGGAAACGAGATGGTGAGAAAGGCTGATATGGCCCATGGAGGCAGAACCACGACCCTCTTTAGCCTAATCGTAGCGCAACCTCAACTTGTCCGAATAGATGAGTTCCTGCGGGGATGCAAGGGCCCGTCATGGCCAGGCCTTTGCTTACTTTTCGAGTGAAGGACAACTTCTTGAAAGTTAAGCCTTGTTCGCTGACAACAAAGGTTGATCTCTCCGGATCAATAGCCGAAACCAGGACTCTCGACCCATTAAGCAcaggcttttttttttctaccAGAGAATCTGGTATGACTTAAATGGTCGATTAAAATACGGAGCAGAGTCTGAATGTGATGGTCTCTGTCGAATTAATTGTACGGGCAGGAGAGTCGACGGATGTCTGTAGGTTACGGGGACAGtatggtggggtgggtgcTTGTGCCAAGGGGTGTGCTTGACCTCATCTGGTTCCGATGCTTGGCGAGGGCTCATCCAAAATCCTGGGATCTGCTCATTTAAAACACAAGCCTCTCATTTTTCCGATGCTTCAAGAGAGAGGTGTGCCAAACGATCCGAGATGTCTTCGACCCATGttgagaagcttgggccacccAATTCAGGGTTCCCCCACGCTGAGCTTTCCCCGCATGCTCAAGGTTGTGCCTGCAGTTTGCACATCTCCACTCCAAAATGCCCCTCTTTCTGTGACGGCATTGATCAGCAGCAGATCGAGAGCAAGCCACAATTGTTGATTATGCACCAAGATCGACACTGATAAGATGCTTTCCCATCAATGATCTCTAGTTCGGCACCACAATCGACATCGACAACAtatatcccccccctcccatacCCGTGTCGACGCATGTTGAATTCGTAATGTTGCAATATACAACACCTCTTGCATCACCCGCCCTGCGCCATGGATAAGGGCTGAACTTCTGCACCCCACCTTCTCAACGGCCATGACCCGCTCGTCGCCGCACACGAATTGAAAGCCTCACATTCCAGTCCGCGACAATCCCGCGGCCCCGCCTCACCTTACCTCCAAACCACCGCTTGACATATTCGgtgacaccaccacaagtcaccgccaacctccagCCAACTATGGCATcccccaaacctcaccctcctatCTCTACCACCCTGcccccactcctcctcggcaccgcaaccttcaaccaccaaTATGTCTCGGACCCCCTGGCGATGCCCTACCGCGACATCGTCTCCcgcgccatctccctcggcgTCAAAGCCTTCGACACATCCCCCTACTACGGCCCTTCCGAAgtcctcctcggcaccgCCCTGGACAGCCTCATGAACCCCACCGCCTCggcctccaaccccctccccatccccctcgaGCGCGAgtccatcttcctcgtcacaAAAGCAGGGAGGATAGCTGGCGACGAGTTCGACTACTCCCCCACCTGGATCAGATACTCCATCCTGCGAAGTCTTCAGCGCCTGCACACCGAGTACCTGGACCTCGTGTATATGCACGACGTCGAGTTTGTCTCCCCAGACGAGGTCCTAGCAGCGGTGAAGGAGCTCCGGAGGTTGCGAGACGAAGAAGGGCTGGTTCGGTACGTGGGCATCAGCGGGTTTCCAGCCCATGTGTTGGCCAGCTTGGCCGAAATGATTCTGGACAAGACCGGGGAGCCGTTGGATGCGGTGCTGAGCTATGGCCACTTTACGGTGCAGAATCGCAAGTTGGCGCTGCCTTGGGTGGCCGGGGAGACGAGACCAGAAGagtcatcctcatcgccgtTGGCGAGGCTAAAGAGGGCTGGTgtcgaggtggtgttgaatgCGAGCATGCTGGGCATGGGCTTGCTCACCAACCGGGGCATCCCCCCTGATGAGAGGAGCGAGGCCTCTCCGCTGGCGAAGTGGCATCCTTCACTTCCTGAGCTCCGGGTGGCGTGTAAGGAGTTGGCGGGGATTACTGGCACAGCTGGCGAGCGTTTGGAGTCGGTGGCGATTCGGTGGTCGTTGCAGGAGTGGGCGCGCATaggggctgctgctggcgttGGTGTGCAGGTCCCATCAACTGCTTCCGGCAACGATACCGCCAAAGTGGGTGCTACCGTGTGCGGTGTATCGTCCATTAGCGAGCTTGAAGAGACAGTCGCGGAGTGGAAGGGGGTTCTGTCCAGTCTCGGCCATGCCGTTGACGGGAAGCTCGATCCTGCATATGGTAAAGAACGGCAGGACAAGGTACTGCGACTGGTTCAAAACCAGCTGTGGCCAGCGCTTGGTAGATGGATGGATTATGCTTGGGAAAGTCCCGGTCCTGGCTATGTCAACACTCGTCCGGAGGAAGACAAAGGTCGGGTACCGTCTGATTCTATAATGATTGCATACCAGCAACGCCTGGCCGCCAGGTCAACCAGAGATGCACAGCCGAAGTAGCAAAATCTGATCAGTCTCTTCTTCACGATTGCATCCAGCGAAACCTGGTACATTGTTGGTCTCCAAAAGGACCTTGTCATTGCTCGTCTACCTGCCGCGTGAGAATACAATGCTTCCAAAAAAATGTGAATCCTAGACGAAAACAGCCCCTAAAAGATCAGGTGCTCCAGACTCCATTCCATCACTGACGCCCATTTCCAGTCTGATGCCATAGCAAAAAATGAAAACCCATTCCTTGTGAATGGAAGTTCGCTGACATTGCGAAACGTAACGCGAGAAAAGGTATAAGGAGAGGGCTAAAAGGGGCAAACGATGGGTGGGAGAGAAGACGGTGTATGCACAAAAGAAATCCAACACACAGTGtcgcctcttcttcatctcccgTGTTCTAGGAACCTGCGTCAACTGCCTCTGGTCGCAGGAGGCCACACCGAATCAGACCGCATAACTATTGCGTGAGTTGGTGAGTGCGCTCCACAGTCGTTGTCTGGTAGCCAAGTTGCTTCGAATCCTCGCCAATCTCGACTGCGGGAGTGTCGGGTGTAACCATCACCTTAGGTGGAAGCGACGGATCCGAAGTGCTGGGCGCTTCTAGGTGCAGTAGCTCCCTCTCGATTTCTTCCCCAGTTTGCTTCTGAGCAGCTCCATTCTGTGCTGCCTCGGCCAACAAGTTTCCCCCGGCTTGTTCTGTTGTAGTCGCCTTTTGTTGGGGCTCTTCTGAGCGTTTGCTTTTCTCCAACTCGATTTGACTCAGTCGCCTTCCGGCGTTCTCGCCCTCTAGACTGACCCCGACCACTTCCGCTAGACTTCTGAAGTTGAGCAAGGGCTCAGTGCTGGCGCTAGGATCACGGTCTCTCTCTTGGCACTCGCCTTCCTCGGTGGCAGAACGACTTTCAAGACTGAGACCGCTTCCGCGCGGATCTTGAGCGGTGGATGGCGATGTAAAGCTGCTAGGTTGGCTGTCAAGGATAGAGgaagagattgaggaggcaCTGCTCATTTGTCTGAGGTGGGATGGGCCTGCAGGTTGGTGAGTCGCCAGGACTGGTCGGGAGGCAGCGGTGGCGGAAGAACCATCAGAAGTGATGGGTGTATTGCGGTCTAcggccttgcccttgtccttGGTGTTATCATCAGCTGCTGAACCTGACGCAGCTGCAGCAGTCGTTGCCAGCCCATTTGTGACGCTGGCCTCCACACGAAGGTTGCTAGAAGCACTGTCTCCTCGCTTCCTCTCCACGCTCAGACTACTTGCGCTTGCTTGGCTGTTTCCTGTACCGTCATCATAAGGCCCGCCACCCACCTTTGTTGGCTTATTCTcctcttttgttttttgctTGGCCTTCTCAAGCTCTTCTTTCCGTTTccgctcctcttcttcggcgAGCGACAAACGGATAGCCTCCATGACCATAAtctcctcgagctcttcaGCGCGCATGCGTGGAGAGACAACGATGCTGGATGTTCCGCCACGATTACCCCGCTGACCTGAGGAGTCGGCATCACCCGCAGGCGTTGCAGAGCCGCTGTCGCCATTGTCTCCCTCGCCGTTACTCTGCCCCCCTGAAGGAGCTCCCGTCGATCCCGAACCGCCCGTGTTTCTTCGCCCAAAACGACTCCGAAACGCCCGACTCTCAGTATTCCCCATCATGAATGCCGCAGTGTGCAAggcggtggcagcagcagctcgtcTTGCTTGATGAGCACGCGCAGCTTGGAGTTTGGTTGCCCATTCTGGTCGGATACGGTCTGTCAAGATAACATTTGGACTGGTTGCAGAGAGAGACTGAGTCCTTCGGCGGCCCCCGCCAGCAGCCCCCGCGGGGGGCGACAGAGAAGCCGAGTTTATAGAGCTGCTGGACGACATAGCGGTGCTCATGGATGTCAGAGCTGCGGGAGCGATAGAATATGCCAGGCCCCGTCTGAAAGGTGGCGGATCGTATGTTACACCGAAATCTGGTTGAGTACAATAGGGGCAGCAGGCGGGCTCTGATACCAACATCCCGGCCGCCTCTTCAGGGTTGTGGTTTGGGTCGTTCTCATTATGCCCCTCGGGAAAATGCGGATCAGGTCGCTTAATCTGAACGAAGCACTCACTGCAGATAGCCTGTCCACAACACCGCGTCTGGTTGAGATATGGCGGGTAGGTCAGAAAACAGATCGGACACTCGGTGGCATTCTTGTACAGGAACACCTCGATGGGTTGTCCATTGACAAACGGGTCATTGGAAATGTTGATTTCGCGGGGCACAATCTCAGTCGTCGAGCAATTTCGAGAGTTCCCGCCGAGCACGGCGGCGAGAGCTTTGCCACGCGGTCTAAAAGGGGAGCTCGTTCTAGCGGGCtggctggagatgggagaaggaagcgcAGAGCCTGGGTTAGACATGCTGTGTTCCGACGTTGTAGACTGTGTACGGCCAGCGATCGGAACCATGAGGCTGTTTATATTCCGGGAGCCTTCCGTATGGTCGTTTGCTGACAGAGGACGGGGAATCAGCTCGTCAGGCGGTACTTCATCGGCAGCTGGAATCGGCAGGCCGCGTGCTGCGGCAATAATTTGAGGTTCTGTCCATTGGTCATCAAGGTCGTTCAAACCTCGCCAGAAAGGGGCGATTTTTCTTTCGATC encodes the following:
- a CDS encoding hypothetical protein (EggNog:ENOG503NXMU; COG:C), whose product is MASPKPHPPISTTLPPLLLGTATFNHQYVSDPLAMPYRDIVSRAISLGVKAFDTSPYYGPSEVLLGTALDSLMNPTASASNPLPIPLERESIFLVTKAGRIAGDEFDYSPTWIRYSILRSLQRLHTEYLDLVYMHDVEFVSPDEVLAAVKELRRLRDEEGLVRYVGISGFPAHVLASLAEMILDKTGEPLDAVLSYGHFTVQNRKLALPWVAGETRPEESSSSPLARLKRAGVEVVLNASMLGMGLLTNRGIPPDERSEASPLAKWHPSLPELRVACKELAGITGTAGERLESVAIRWSLQEWARIGAAAGVGVQVPSTASGNDTAKVGATVCGVSSISELEETVAEWKGVLSSLGHAVDGKLDPAYGKERQDKVLRLVQNQLWPALGRWMDYAWESPGPGYVNTRPEEDKGRVPSDSIMIAYQQRLAARSTRDAQPK
- the SIP5 gene encoding SNF1-interacting protein (BUSCO:EOG09263RF8; COG:S; EggNog:ENOG503NWJ5) — translated: MGNANTKESRGGDGSHRSHHGASQPGATGSLHADRSPGRRNRLSRGDLGVLGLVGGSSSHSEHHHERRETKQEREARRLERERVQRLAERERSMKEENVDGGFLVTMGTYVGVEDFNKQIVRQLQIERKIAPFWRGLNDLDDQWTEPQIIAAARGLPIPAADEVPPDELIPRPLSANDHTEGSRNINSLMVPIAGRTQSTTSEHSMSNPGSALPSPISSQPARTSSPFRPRGKALAAVLGGNSRNCSTTEIVPREINISNDPFVNGQPIEVFLYKNATECPICFLTYPPYLNQTRCCGQAICSECFVQIKRPDPHFPEGHNENDPNHNPEEAAGMLVSEPACCPYCTQPDFGVTYDPPPFRRGLAYSIAPAALTSMSTAMSSSSSINSASLSPPAGAAGGGRRRTQSLSATSPNVILTDRIRPEWATKLQAARAHQARRAAAATALHTAAFMMGNTESRAFRSRFGRRNTGGSGSTGAPSGGQSNGEGDNGDSGSATPAGDADSSGQRGNRGGTSSIVVSPRMRAEELEEIMVMEAIRLSLAEEEERKRKEELEKAKQKTKEENKPTKVGGGPYDDGTGNSQASASSLSVERKRGDSASSNLRVEASVTNGLATTAAAASGSAADDNTKDKGKAVDRNTPITSDGSSATAASRPVLATHQPAGPSHLRQMSSASSISSSILDSQPSSFTSPSTAQDPRGSGLSLESRSATEEGECQERDRDPSASTEPLLNFRSLAEVVGVSLEGENAGRRLSQIELEKSKRSEEPQQKATTTEQAGGNLLAEAAQNGAAQKQTGEEIERELLHLEAPSTSDPSLPPKVMVTPDTPAVEIGEDSKQLGYQTTTVERTHQLTQ